In one bacterium genomic region, the following are encoded:
- a CDS encoding type II secretion system F family protein, with product MLDFQYKAKDKSTGRIIVGSIQADNEMAAGKLLLKQELYPIEMKPKKASAFSTSNAHAKAKTKHKVVFTRQLATLIKAGLPVAAALNSSMSQVDDKTMKSVIFKLTKSVEGGTQLSQALAEYPENFNTIYISMVQAGEASGNLEITLERLATQLEKEAEITAKIRGAMIYPAIVLVVILLVMGFMMTSVVPQIAELYKSFNKSLPWITQIMMFGSDMITKWWFITFPFIGAVIFGIFKYLKTPMGQHNMARTKLTMPPFNQLFLKMYMARFSRTLGSLVASGIPILESLKLVSESLNNDILKAEVEIMADEVKSGRALSEALHKSEYFLPLVSQMIKVGEDSGTMSDMLDRLATFYENEVDQAVKNISTIIEPVLIVVMGGLVVLMIIGVLYPVYNLVGQDLSGGGGATTTSGQ from the coding sequence ATGCTAGATTTTCAATATAAAGCTAAAGACAAATCGACAGGCCGAATCATAGTTGGTTCTATTCAGGCCGATAATGAAATGGCTGCCGGTAAATTGCTTTTAAAGCAAGAGCTTTATCCGATCGAGATGAAGCCCAAAAAAGCCTCAGCTTTCTCGACTAGCAATGCTCACGCTAAAGCTAAAACCAAGCATAAGGTTGTATTTACTCGCCAGCTAGCTACACTCATTAAGGCTGGTCTACCGGTAGCGGCAGCTCTAAACTCTTCAATGAGCCAGGTGGATGACAAGACTATGAAGTCGGTCATCTTCAAGCTGACTAAATCAGTGGAAGGTGGTACCCAGCTCTCCCAAGCTCTAGCCGAGTATCCAGAAAACTTTAATACCATCTACATTTCTATGGTGCAGGCTGGTGAGGCCAGTGGTAATCTAGAAATTACCCTAGAGCGCCTAGCCACCCAATTGGAAAAAGAGGCTGAAATTACTGCCAAAATTCGTGGCGCGATGATTTATCCGGCTATCGTACTGGTGGTAATTCTTTTGGTGATGGGCTTTATGATGACCAGCGTGGTACCACAAATTGCCGAGTTGTATAAGAGTTTTAATAAGTCTCTGCCTTGGATAACTCAAATAATGATGTTTGGTTCGGATATGATTACCAAGTGGTGGTTTATTACATTTCCATTTATTGGAGCGGTTATTTTTGGTATCTTTAAATACCTCAAAACTCCTATGGGTCAGCATAATATGGCTCGGACAAAGCTCACTATGCCACCGTTTAATCAGCTCTTTTTAAAGATGTATATGGCTCGGTTTTCACGTACGCTAGGAAGCTTGGTAGCTAGTGGCATACCAATTTTAGAATCACTCAAGCTGGTTTCAGAAAGCTTAAATAATGATATTTTAAAAGCCGAAGTTGAGATAATGGCGGATGAAGTAAAATCTGGCCGAGCCCTGTCTGAAGCTCTGCATAAATCTGAGTATTTTTTACCGCTAGTGAGTCAGATGATAAAAGTTGGGGAAGATTCTGGGACAATGAGCGATATGCTCGACCGCCTTGCCACTTTTTATGAAAATGAAGTAGATCAGGCTGTAAAAAATATTTCTACCATTATTGAGCCAGTACTGATAGTGGTTATGGGTGGGTTAGTCGTACTGATGATAATTGGCGTCCTGTATCCAGTTTATAATTTAGTAGGGCAAGATTTAAGTGGCGGCGGTGGTGCTACTACAACTAGCGGGCAGTAG
- a CDS encoding type II secretion system protein, with protein sequence MTDKKMKKGFTLIEIVIVLAIAALIMVVVFFAVQGAQREQRNTTRKDVANRVKAAMVTARGNNNGGTVTDAVLATYVPAAERAMGATTIGVATGVVFAAGCTVNNTVNVQWATPDTASICLETGGATGVPYLAR encoded by the coding sequence ATGACAGATAAAAAAATGAAAAAAGGGTTTACCCTGATTGAAATTGTAATTGTACTGGCAATTGCGGCTTTGATTATGGTGGTTGTATTCTTTGCCGTGCAGGGTGCTCAGCGCGAACAACGTAATACTACTCGCAAGGATGTAGCTAACCGTGTTAAAGCCGCTATGGTGACTGCACGCGGTAATAATAATGGCGGTACTGTCACTGATGCAGTATTAGCAACCTATGTACCTGCTGCAGAGCGTGCTATGGGGGCAACAACTATCGGTGTTGCTACTGGTGTTGTCTTTGCGGCCGGCTGTACTGTTAATAATACAGTTAATGTGCAGTGGGCTACTCCAGATACGGCATCTATTTGTCTCGAAACAGGTGGTGCTACAGGTGTACCATATTTAGCTCGTTAG
- a CDS encoding prepilin peptidase, which yields MNGEWSGFLIFLVGIYGLLVGSFLNAWVWRVHTHRKVSKGRSMCPHCKTTLHWYELLPVLSWLGLKGKCRTCHKLISWQYPAVELANAGLWVALLLFFAPASPLAWLQLGLWCVLASLLLAALVYDTRWMLLPDAFVMPATAVALVLAGLSAMQAGSLAELWPKLLAATIFAGVFFLIWLVSGGSWIGDGDIWLAGIMGLVLSGTQLVVAIFVAFNLGAIVGLALIVIHKKTRKSMIAFGPFLIIGLFAGLFFGEALLNWYMGIFV from the coding sequence ATGAATGGTGAGTGGTCAGGATTTCTTATATTTTTAGTTGGTATTTATGGCCTGCTCGTCGGCTCATTTCTAAATGCCTGGGTGTGGCGGGTGCATACGCATCGCAAGGTGTCTAAGGGGCGCAGTATGTGCCCCCATTGCAAGACAACGCTACATTGGTATGAGCTTTTACCAGTTCTATCCTGGTTGGGCCTAAAAGGCAAATGTCGAACCTGCCACAAGCTAATATCTTGGCAGTATCCAGCCGTGGAGCTCGCTAATGCCGGCTTGTGGGTGGCACTTCTACTATTTTTTGCTCCGGCTAGCCCACTGGCTTGGTTACAGCTTGGGCTATGGTGTGTGTTGGCCTCCTTGCTGTTGGCAGCCCTAGTTTACGATACCCGCTGGATGCTCTTACCAGATGCTTTTGTAATGCCAGCTACGGCCGTAGCACTGGTGCTGGCTGGCTTGTCGGCCATGCAGGCTGGATCGCTGGCTGAGCTGTGGCCTAAATTGCTAGCTGCCACTATCTTTGCCGGAGTATTTTTCCTTATCTGGCTTGTTTCTGGCGGTAGCTGGATAGGAGATGGTGATATTTGGCTAGCTGGCATTATGGGCTTGGTTCTTTCTGGTACGCAACTGGTGGTGGCGATATTTGTAGCATTTAATTTGGGCGCAATTGTTGGGCTGGCGCTAATTGTAATTCATAAAAAAACACGCAAAAGCATGATTGCGTTTGGGCCGTTTTTAATAATTGGCTTATTTGCTGGGCTGTTTTTTGGCGAGGCATTATTAAATTGGTACATGGGGATATTCGTCTAG
- a CDS encoding prepilin-type N-terminal cleavage/methylation domain-containing protein: protein MKRTSHGMTLIEIIFALAIVGTLLTLSYAAALGAWRNATAANQRTQAQYMIQQTMEALKAYRESDDFDWGAFRDEVNLAGALMYIGLQQADGSITTNNFSCQPAPIPPATCKFELQSGVATITPVGSNVNVASSTPFTVEIKPIRYFTENTLDGTEITAPPSLPNNTTAITFLVTARWDDANGIASNAAASTIITEPR from the coding sequence ATGAAAAGAACATCACACGGCATGACTCTAATAGAAATAATCTTTGCGCTTGCAATTGTGGGTACGCTATTAACTCTATCTTATGCGGCTGCTTTAGGGGCCTGGCGTAATGCTACGGCCGCTAACCAGCGCACCCAGGCTCAATATATGATTCAGCAGACTATGGAAGCCCTTAAGGCTTATCGGGAAAGTGATGATTTTGACTGGGGTGCGTTTAGGGATGAGGTAAATTTAGCTGGTGCTCTGATGTATATTGGGTTACAACAGGCTGATGGATCGATAACTACAAATAATTTCTCTTGCCAACCAGCTCCAATCCCACCAGCTACGTGTAAATTCGAATTGCAGTCTGGAGTAGCAACGATAACTCCGGTAGGGTCGAATGTGAATGTGGCGAGCAGTACTCCATTTACAGTAGAGATTAAGCCAATTCGATACTTTACCGAGAATACACTTGACGGGACAGAGATCACTGCACCACCAAGTCTGCCAAATAATACTACGGCTATTACTTTCTTAGTTACGGCTCGCTGGGATGATGCAAATGGCATAGCTAGTAACGCTGCGGCTAGTACAATAATTACGGAGCCACGTTAG
- a CDS encoding tyrosine-type recombinase/integrase has protein sequence MFSDYLAEFLDAMELERGRSLKTIENYSHYLNRFYEYAGDIQVAKITDKTIAGWRKWLNRLQLDDGRSVSITTINYHLIAMRSFLKYLARQDIESLPPERIELAKAVRPQVAFLDAEEVARLVEAVSNKDLAGKRDRAIVLLLFSGGLRVSELVNLNRDDVNTARGEFTIRGKGQKDRPVFLSELAAAALNDYLSARTDKDDALFIHLAHKKAEESPATARLTPRSVQRIIERGRISAGITKRVTPHTLRHSFATDLLSHGADLRSVQELLGHANVATTQVYTHITNPKLKEVHQKFHSDNQK, from the coding sequence ATGTTTTCTGATTATCTTGCTGAATTTCTTGATGCCATGGAGCTCGAGCGGGGCCGTAGCTTAAAGACTATCGAAAATTATAGTCACTATCTCAATCGCTTCTATGAGTATGCTGGCGATATTCAGGTAGCAAAAATTACCGATAAAACTATTGCTGGCTGGCGTAAGTGGCTTAATCGACTCCAGCTCGATGACGGCCGGAGTGTTAGCATTACCACTATTAACTACCACCTCATCGCTATGCGGTCATTTTTAAAGTACCTAGCTCGCCAAGATATTGAGTCCCTCCCACCCGAGCGGATTGAGCTAGCAAAAGCCGTTCGGCCTCAAGTAGCCTTCTTAGATGCCGAAGAAGTAGCTCGACTAGTGGAGGCCGTATCTAATAAGGATTTAGCTGGTAAACGCGATCGAGCAATCGTTCTACTCCTCTTTTCGGGTGGTTTGCGAGTTTCGGAACTAGTTAATTTAAATCGTGATGACGTTAACACCGCCCGGGGTGAGTTTACTATTCGTGGTAAAGGTCAGAAAGATCGGCCAGTTTTTCTATCTGAGTTAGCGGCGGCGGCCTTAAACGACTATCTGTCTGCCCGCACCGACAAAGATGATGCCCTATTTATCCACCTAGCCCATAAAAAAGCCGAGGAATCCCCCGCTACCGCCCGCCTAACACCACGCAGTGTTCAGCGCATCATCGAGCGCGGTCGAATATCGGCCGGTATCACCAAGCGTGTCACACCTCACACCCTCCGGCATTCTTTTGCCACCGATCTCCTCTCGCACGGAGCTGACTTACGTAGCGTACAAGAGCTACTGGGGCACGCTAATGTCGCCACCACTCAGGTTTACACTCACATCACCAACCCAAAACTTAAAGAAGTTCATCAAAAATTCCACTCTGATAACCAAAAATAG